In one Streptomyces sp. T12 genomic region, the following are encoded:
- a CDS encoding FadR/GntR family transcriptional regulator produces the protein MEAVLAHLRSAIERGEYAIGDKLPSEAELCRTLEISRPVLREALRALQTMGLTVSKTGKGTFVVANAVEDPTFGDYAASDLLEVRRHVEIPVAGYAALRRTPENLDHLAHLLDRMERETDTTAWVAMDTLFHLAVAESAQNPVFRRVIEEIRDALARQSAFLNELGGRREQSNREHRAIVEALIDGSELDATDAMAHHLDRVETTLTDIVRPARTDSPTEGGPEA, from the coding sequence ATGGAAGCGGTTCTGGCGCACCTCCGTAGTGCCATCGAGCGCGGCGAGTACGCCATCGGCGACAAGCTTCCCTCCGAGGCCGAGCTCTGCCGCACCCTGGAGATCAGCCGCCCCGTCCTGCGCGAGGCCCTCAGGGCCCTGCAGACCATGGGTCTGACCGTCTCCAAGACCGGCAAGGGCACCTTCGTCGTCGCCAACGCCGTCGAGGACCCCACCTTCGGCGACTACGCGGCCAGCGATCTGCTGGAGGTGCGCCGGCATGTCGAGATCCCCGTCGCCGGGTACGCGGCCCTGCGCCGCACCCCGGAGAACCTCGACCACCTCGCTCACCTGCTCGACCGTATGGAGCGGGAGACGGACACCACCGCGTGGGTCGCGATGGACACCCTCTTCCACCTGGCCGTGGCCGAGTCCGCCCAGAACCCGGTCTTCCGCCGGGTCATCGAGGAGATCCGCGACGCACTGGCGCGTCAGTCGGCCTTCCTCAACGAGCTGGGCGGCCGCCGCGAACAGTCCAACCGCGAGCACCGGGCGATCGTCGAGGCGCTGATCGACGGTTCCGAACTCGACGCGACCGACGCCATGGCCCACCACCTGGACCGCGTCGAGACGACCCTCACCGACATCGTGCGCCCCGCGCGCACGGACAGCCCCACGGAAGGCGGACCCGAGGCGTGA
- a CDS encoding amino acid permease translates to MSEQHLKEETRPSSGHVDAGDAGYSKSLKSRHVNMIAIGGAIGTGLFLGAGGRLADAGPSLFIAYAVCGIFAFLVVRALGELVLYRPSSGAFVSYAREFMGEKGAYTAGWMYFLNWATTGIADITAVATYTHYWGMFSDIPQWVIALIALAVVLTVNLISVKIFGELEFWFAIVKVGALVVFMCIGIFLLVTQHPVDGTTPGPSLITDHGGVFPNGLLPMLLIIQGVVFAYASVELVGVAAGETENPEKIMPKAINSIMWRVGLFYVGSVVLLSMLLPWSSYKAGESPFVTVLSNIGIPAAGGVMNLVVMTAAMSSLNSGLYSTGRILRSMAMAGSAPKFTSVMSRSQVPYGGILLTSGICVLGVGLNFVVPADAFEIVLNFAAIGILATWGMIMLCHLLFWQKTQKGELTRPSYRLPGSPWTELVTLAFLASVLVLMYADGGAGRTTVLCLPLIVAALVAGWYGIRSRVARTASKADA, encoded by the coding sequence GTGAGCGAGCAGCACCTCAAAGAAGAGACGCGCCCATCGTCCGGACACGTCGACGCCGGAGACGCCGGCTACAGCAAGTCGCTGAAGTCCCGGCACGTCAACATGATCGCCATCGGCGGAGCCATCGGCACCGGCCTGTTCCTCGGCGCCGGCGGGCGACTCGCCGACGCCGGCCCATCCCTGTTCATCGCCTACGCGGTCTGCGGAATCTTCGCCTTCCTCGTCGTGCGCGCCCTCGGCGAACTCGTCCTGTACCGCCCGTCCTCCGGCGCCTTCGTGTCGTACGCCCGAGAGTTCATGGGGGAGAAGGGCGCCTACACCGCGGGCTGGATGTACTTCCTGAACTGGGCGACCACCGGCATCGCCGACATCACCGCGGTGGCCACGTACACCCACTACTGGGGCATGTTCTCCGACATCCCGCAGTGGGTGATCGCGCTGATAGCCCTGGCGGTCGTCCTCACCGTGAACCTGATCTCGGTGAAGATCTTCGGCGAACTGGAGTTCTGGTTCGCGATCGTCAAGGTCGGCGCGCTCGTCGTCTTCATGTGCATCGGCATCTTCCTGCTGGTCACCCAGCACCCCGTGGACGGCACCACCCCCGGCCCGTCCCTGATCACCGACCACGGCGGCGTCTTCCCCAACGGCCTGCTGCCCATGCTGCTGATCATCCAGGGCGTCGTCTTCGCCTACGCCTCCGTCGAGCTGGTCGGCGTCGCCGCCGGCGAGACCGAGAACCCCGAGAAGATCATGCCCAAGGCGATCAACTCGATCATGTGGCGCGTCGGCCTGTTCTACGTCGGCTCCGTCGTCCTTCTCTCGATGCTGCTGCCCTGGTCCTCGTACAAGGCGGGTGAGAGCCCCTTCGTCACCGTGCTGTCCAACATCGGCATCCCGGCTGCCGGCGGCGTCATGAACCTGGTCGTGATGACCGCGGCCATGTCCTCGCTCAACTCCGGCCTGTACTCCACCGGCCGCATCCTGCGCTCCATGGCGATGGCCGGCTCCGCCCCCAAGTTCACCTCTGTGATGAGCCGCAGCCAGGTCCCGTACGGCGGCATCCTGCTCACCAGCGGTATCTGTGTCCTCGGCGTCGGCCTCAACTTCGTCGTCCCCGCCGACGCGTTCGAGATCGTGCTGAACTTCGCGGCCATCGGCATCCTCGCCACGTGGGGCATGATCATGCTCTGTCACCTGCTCTTCTGGCAGAAGACCCAGAAGGGCGAGCTCACCCGCCCGAGCTACCGACTGCCGGGCTCCCCCTGGACCGAACTCGTGACGCTGGCCTTCCTCGCCTCCGTCCTGGTCCTCATGTACGCCGACGGAGGCGCCGGCCGCACCACCGTGCTGTGCCTGCCCCTGATCGTCGCGGCGCTGGTCGCGGGCTGGTACGGCATTCGCAGCCGTGTCGCGCGCACCGCAAGCAAGGCCGACGCGTGA
- a CDS encoding asparaginase: MYSSSIADAPLVREPLHAPVAHLIRGGMTEGIHYGSVVVLGADGEVQFQLGDIEAAFYPRSALKPVQAVAMVRAGLPLDGELLSLTAASHSGEERHLAGTRRILELAALTEDHLRNVPDMPYDPVVRDAWVREGRLPSRLAQNCSGKHAAMLYACRLNGWSLEDYLDPGHPIQQAIAEIVEDLTGQRIARTTVDGCGAPLFSVSLHGLARAAARITTAASGTPEARVADAMREHAEMASGTGRDVAALMRAVPGLLAKDGFEGVQVAALPDGRAVAVKIADGANRARVPVAAAALARAGVDQDLLTEFQGEALLGGGQAVGCVRPVRSLEPVVVSACA; this comes from the coding sequence ATGTACAGCAGTTCCATAGCGGACGCACCCCTTGTCCGCGAACCTCTCCACGCCCCCGTCGCCCACCTCATACGCGGCGGAATGACCGAAGGCATCCACTACGGCTCCGTCGTCGTCCTCGGCGCCGACGGCGAGGTCCAGTTCCAGCTCGGTGACATCGAGGCCGCCTTCTACCCGCGCTCCGCGCTCAAGCCCGTCCAGGCCGTCGCCATGGTGCGGGCCGGGCTCCCGCTCGACGGCGAGCTGCTCTCGCTCACCGCGGCCAGCCACTCCGGCGAGGAACGCCACCTCGCCGGAACCCGGCGCATCCTCGAACTCGCCGCGCTCACCGAGGACCACCTGCGCAACGTCCCGGACATGCCGTACGACCCGGTCGTGCGGGACGCCTGGGTGCGGGAGGGCCGCCTGCCCTCCCGGCTCGCCCAGAACTGCTCCGGCAAGCACGCGGCCATGCTGTACGCCTGTCGGCTCAATGGCTGGTCACTGGAGGACTACCTCGACCCCGGGCACCCCATTCAGCAGGCGATCGCCGAGATCGTCGAGGACCTCACGGGGCAGCGGATCGCTCGCACTACCGTCGACGGGTGTGGGGCGCCGTTGTTCTCCGTTTCGCTGCACGGCCTTGCCCGGGCCGCCGCCCGGATCACCACGGCGGCCTCCGGCACTCCCGAGGCGCGTGTTGCTGACGCCATGCGCGAGCACGCCGAGATGGCCTCCGGCACGGGCCGGGACGTTGCCGCGTTGATGCGGGCCGTGCCGGGGCTGCTGGCCAAGGACGGGTTCGAGGGCGTGCAGGTTGCTGCCCTGCCGGATGGGCGGGCCGTTGCCGTCAAGATCGCGGACGGGGCGAATCGGGCGCGGGTGCCGGTTGCTGCTGCGGCGCTTGCTCGGGCCGGGGTCGATCAGGATCTGCTCACCGAGTTCCAGGGCGAGGCGCTTCTTGGAGGCGGTCAGGCGGTCGGGTGTGTGCGGCCCGTTCGTTCGCTGGAGCCGGTTGTTGTTTCGGCTTGCGCCTAG
- the aspA gene encoding aspartate ammonia-lyase, translated as MNAATRSEHDLLGDRDIPADAYWGVHTLRATENFPITGMSISAYPHLIDALAAVKEAAALANEELGLLDPEKAAAIVAACREIRAGKLHEQFVVDVIQGGAGTSTNMNANEVVANRALELLGHAKGEYQHLHPNEDVNLGQSTNDVYPTAVKIATVFAVRGLLKAMFVLQDSFAGKAVEFRDVLKMGRTQLQDAVPMTLGQEFSAYAVMIDEDRSRLAEAVELIHEINLGATAIGTGLNAPAGYAESARRHLAEITGLPLVTAANLVEATQDCGAFVQMSGVLKRIAVKLSKSCNDLRLLSSGPRAGLGEINLPPVQAGSSIMPGKVNPVIPEVVNQVAFEVIGNDVAITMAAEAGQLQLNAFEPIILHSLSESITHLQSACVTLAERCVDGITANTEALRRTVENSIGLVTALNPHIGYTAATDIAKEALVSGRGVAELVLEKGLLPAETLADLLRPEIVAGSGQALA; from the coding sequence ATGAACGCCGCCACCCGCAGCGAGCACGATCTGCTCGGCGACCGTGACATCCCCGCCGACGCCTACTGGGGTGTCCACACCCTGCGTGCCACGGAGAACTTCCCGATCACCGGGATGTCGATCTCCGCGTACCCGCACCTGATCGACGCTCTCGCCGCGGTCAAGGAGGCCGCTGCCCTCGCGAACGAGGAGCTCGGGCTGCTGGATCCTGAGAAGGCCGCCGCGATCGTCGCCGCGTGCCGGGAGATCCGCGCCGGCAAGCTGCACGAGCAGTTCGTCGTCGATGTCATCCAGGGCGGCGCGGGCACCTCGACCAACATGAACGCCAACGAGGTCGTCGCCAACCGGGCGTTGGAGTTGCTGGGTCACGCCAAGGGCGAGTACCAGCACCTGCACCCCAACGAGGACGTGAACCTCGGTCAGTCGACGAACGACGTGTACCCGACCGCCGTGAAGATCGCGACGGTGTTCGCGGTGCGCGGTCTGCTCAAGGCGATGTTCGTCCTCCAGGACTCCTTCGCCGGCAAGGCCGTCGAGTTCCGCGATGTACTGAAAATGGGCCGCACCCAGCTCCAGGACGCCGTGCCGATGACGCTCGGGCAGGAGTTCTCCGCATACGCCGTCATGATTGACGAGGACCGGTCCCGTCTTGCCGAGGCAGTCGAGTTGATCCATGAGATCAACCTGGGTGCCACGGCCATCGGTACCGGCCTCAACGCTCCCGCCGGATACGCGGAGTCGGCCCGTCGCCATCTCGCCGAGATCACCGGGCTGCCGCTGGTCACGGCAGCCAACCTGGTCGAGGCGACCCAGGACTGCGGGGCGTTCGTGCAGATGTCCGGCGTGCTCAAGCGCATCGCCGTCAAGCTCAGCAAGAGCTGCAACGACCTGCGGCTGCTGTCGTCCGGGCCGCGTGCGGGGCTCGGTGAGATCAACCTGCCGCCGGTGCAGGCCGGTTCGTCGATCATGCCGGGCAAGGTCAACCCGGTGATCCCCGAGGTCGTCAACCAGGTGGCCTTCGAGGTGATCGGCAACGACGTCGCCATCACCATGGCCGCCGAGGCCGGACAGCTCCAGCTCAACGCGTTCGAGCCGATCATCCTGCACTCCCTGTCGGAGTCCATCACGCACCTGCAGAGCGCCTGCGTGACCCTCGCCGAGCGCTGCGTGGACGGCATCACCGCCAACACCGAGGCCCTGCGCCGGACCGTGGAGAACTCCATCGGCCTGGTGACCGCCCTGAACCCGCACATCGGATACACGGCCGCCACCGACATCGCCAAGGAGGCCCTCGTCAGCGGCCGTGGCGTGGCCGAACTCGTCCTGGAGAAGGGCCTGTTGCCCGCCGAGACCCTCGCCGACCTGCTGCGGCCCGAGATCGTCGCGGGCAGCGGCCAGGCCCTGGCCTGA
- a CDS encoding glutaminase: MVIMAASTSSLTFQPILERIAEEIERTPGRGRPADYIPALAACDPRSFGMAVAELDGSVYGVGDWQEPFSTQSITKVFTLALDLAREGDELWEHVGREPSGNPFNSLVQLEYESGIPRNPFINAGALVVTDRLQTRTGDAAGELLAFLRAESGNPTLDFDKDVAASESTHGDRNAALSHFMASYGNIDNPVPVLLDQYFRQCSIKASCADLALATSFLARHGVRADGTRLLTRSQAKQVNAVMLTCGTYDAAGDFAYRVGLPGKSGVGGGIIAVVPGRCTLCVWSPGLDERGNSVAGVAALDRFTTLTGLSVF; this comes from the coding sequence ATGGTGATCATGGCAGCGTCAACGTCGTCACTGACCTTCCAGCCGATCCTGGAGCGCATCGCGGAGGAGATCGAGCGGACCCCCGGCCGCGGCCGGCCCGCCGACTACATCCCGGCGCTCGCGGCCTGCGACCCGCGCAGCTTCGGCATGGCCGTAGCGGAACTCGACGGCTCGGTGTACGGCGTGGGGGACTGGCAGGAGCCGTTCTCCACGCAGTCCATCACCAAGGTCTTCACCCTCGCGCTCGACCTGGCCCGCGAGGGCGACGAACTCTGGGAGCACGTGGGCCGCGAGCCCTCAGGCAACCCCTTCAACTCCCTGGTCCAGCTGGAGTACGAGAGCGGCATCCCGCGCAACCCGTTCATCAACGCGGGCGCGCTGGTCGTCACCGACCGCCTCCAGACCCGTACCGGAGACGCGGCGGGCGAACTCCTCGCCTTCCTCCGCGCCGAGAGCGGCAACCCGACCCTGGACTTCGACAAGGACGTCGCCGCCTCCGAATCCACCCACGGCGACCGCAACGCCGCCCTCTCCCACTTCATGGCGTCGTACGGCAACATCGACAACCCCGTGCCGGTCCTGCTCGACCAGTACTTCCGGCAATGCTCGATCAAGGCGTCCTGCGCCGATCTCGCCCTGGCCACCAGCTTCCTGGCCCGCCACGGCGTCCGCGCCGACGGCACCCGCCTGCTCACCCGCAGCCAGGCCAAACAGGTCAACGCGGTCATGCTGACCTGCGGCACCTACGATGCGGCAGGCGACTTCGCGTACCGAGTGGGCCTCCCCGGCAAGAGCGGAGTGGGCGGCGGCATCATCGCGGTGGTACCGGGCCGCTGCACGCTGTGCGTGTGGAGTCCGGGGCTGGACGAGCGGGGGAACTCGGTGGCAGGAGTGGCGGCCCTGGACAGATTCACGACACTGACGGGCTTGTCGGTGTTCTGA
- the mptB gene encoding polyprenol phosphomannose-dependent alpha 1,6 mannosyltransferase MptB codes for MAFPLDLRHCQILGLAGTAFLALGGETAGALPVRELLAPSSAHAALGLVGVYFGVVLLIAAWLLLGRLVRSADPPTPRALLLVLALWATPLLIAPPLFSRDVYSYLAQGAMVDAHIDVYAHGPAHLGGPLADEVAPLWRHTAAPYGPVFLGVASALSGLTRGELPAGLLGMRLIALLGVALMAAALPRLARHSGADPSAALWLGALNPLVLLHLVAGAHNDAIMLGLLGVGLVAALGRWPVVGAVLVTLAALVKAPAALGLAAVVLLQMRAGHRPAKAVLTTAAASAATTVAATAVAGTGYGWIGALDTPVSPQNWALTSLLGRVTASLLEEAGSDLAPLAVPVWHVFGLVLTAVLVVLIWWRWRPRPVYALGLSLAAVAAFGPAIRPWYALWGLFLIAAAAPSTSVRHRVAALTGVLALAVLPSGGAADVGQLVLAVSGGALAVVVLWQAHLAAQAPALERTA; via the coding sequence ATGGCTTTCCCCCTCGATCTCCGCCACTGCCAGATACTCGGTCTGGCAGGCACCGCCTTCCTCGCCCTGGGCGGTGAGACGGCCGGCGCGCTGCCGGTCCGGGAACTCCTGGCCCCGAGCTCCGCGCACGCGGCCCTCGGCCTGGTCGGCGTGTACTTCGGTGTCGTCCTGCTGATAGCGGCCTGGCTGCTGCTCGGCCGCCTCGTCCGCAGCGCAGACCCGCCGACCCCGCGCGCCCTGCTGCTGGTTCTGGCCCTCTGGGCCACCCCGCTGCTGATCGCGCCGCCGCTGTTCAGCCGGGACGTGTACAGCTACCTGGCCCAAGGTGCCATGGTCGACGCGCACATCGACGTGTACGCGCACGGGCCCGCCCACCTCGGCGGCCCGCTTGCGGACGAGGTCGCCCCGCTGTGGCGGCACACGGCGGCCCCCTACGGCCCGGTGTTCCTCGGCGTCGCCTCCGCGCTGTCCGGTCTGACGCGCGGCGAACTCCCCGCCGGTCTCCTCGGCATGAGGCTCATAGCGCTGCTCGGCGTGGCGCTGATGGCGGCCGCGCTGCCGCGCCTCGCCCGGCACAGCGGGGCCGACCCGTCCGCCGCACTGTGGCTGGGCGCCCTGAACCCGCTCGTGCTGCTGCACCTGGTCGCGGGCGCCCACAACGACGCCATCATGCTCGGCCTGCTCGGCGTGGGTCTGGTCGCGGCCCTCGGCCGGTGGCCGGTCGTGGGCGCCGTACTCGTCACGCTCGCCGCTCTGGTCAAGGCTCCTGCCGCACTCGGCCTCGCCGCGGTCGTGCTGCTCCAGATGCGAGCGGGCCACCGCCCGGCGAAGGCCGTCCTCACCACGGCGGCCGCGTCCGCCGCCACCACGGTCGCCGCAACGGCCGTCGCGGGCACGGGTTACGGCTGGATAGGCGCCCTGGACACCCCCGTCTCCCCGCAGAACTGGGCGCTGACCAGCCTGCTCGGCCGCGTCACCGCCTCGCTGCTGGAAGAGGCCGGCAGCGATCTGGCGCCGCTGGCCGTTCCGGTGTGGCACGTCTTCGGGCTGGTGCTCACCGCGGTCCTCGTGGTCCTCATATGGTGGCGCTGGCGTCCGCGCCCGGTGTACGCGCTGGGCCTGAGCCTGGCGGCCGTGGCCGCCTTCGGACCGGCGATCCGCCCCTGGTACGCCCTGTGGGGCCTGTTCCTCATCGCCGCCGCCGCGCCCAGCACGTCGGTACGGCACCGGGTGGCGGCCCTGACGGGAGTGCTCGCGCTCGCCGTCCTGCCCAGCGGCGGCGCCGCGGACGTCGGCCAGCTGGTGCTGGCGGTCTCCGGCGGCGCGCTCGCCGTGGTCGTCCTGTGGCAGGCGCATCTCGCGGCGCAGGCCCCGGCGCTGGAGCGCACCGCATGA
- a CDS encoding glycosyltransferase family 87 protein — MRLPRTDRGRAVLVLLLAAAVTVFTATVPLLRDWFDLRVYYGTVDSWIHHGGRIYDYQVPGTTYGFTYPPFAAVAMLPMALLDLPAAIVVALLLNLAALAFVLRVLAGRAWRRYGWYGCALAACALALFEPLRDTFSFGQVNVLLLALVLLDCRLLATGRGRWAGVGIGLAAAIKLTPAAFIGLLLVARRPRTAAVASAVAAAATALAAWVAPDASRFYWTHAMWDTTRVGRLDYVSNQSLQGILARLGVSERAVWAVVALLVLGVWVARSRRAVAAGDWTAAFALTGLTACLVSPITWVHHLVWLLPSFAVLVRAGHPRIAGALYAMLCTSVVWLWFDDASGVDGFLGSNTYTWITLGLLLWLPVGHSGSARSTPLPRSTSDVAPAPIPAAPAIAHASAQPAPAGPPRDATSATTGTFAGPGLDLTRKASSDPTGSTRPAASNPQSSNSPASS, encoded by the coding sequence ATGAGGCTGCCGCGCACCGACCGCGGCCGGGCCGTGCTGGTGCTCCTGCTCGCCGCCGCCGTGACCGTCTTCACCGCGACCGTGCCGTTGCTGCGCGACTGGTTCGACCTGCGCGTCTACTACGGCACCGTGGACAGCTGGATCCACCACGGCGGCCGTATCTACGACTACCAGGTGCCCGGCACGACGTACGGCTTCACGTACCCGCCGTTCGCCGCCGTCGCCATGCTGCCCATGGCGCTGCTCGATCTGCCCGCGGCGATCGTGGTGGCGCTGCTGCTCAACCTGGCGGCGCTGGCCTTTGTCCTGCGCGTACTGGCCGGACGGGCCTGGCGGCGCTACGGCTGGTACGGCTGTGCGCTGGCCGCCTGCGCGCTGGCCCTGTTCGAACCCCTGAGGGACACCTTCAGCTTCGGCCAGGTGAACGTCCTGCTGCTGGCCCTCGTGCTCCTCGACTGCCGGCTGCTGGCCACGGGGCGGGGCCGCTGGGCCGGTGTGGGCATCGGCCTCGCGGCCGCGATCAAGCTGACGCCTGCCGCGTTCATCGGCCTGCTGCTGGTGGCTCGGCGCCCGCGAACCGCCGCCGTGGCGAGCGCCGTTGCCGCAGCGGCGACGGCGCTCGCGGCCTGGGTGGCCCCCGACGCCTCCCGCTTCTACTGGACCCACGCGATGTGGGACACCACCCGGGTGGGCCGCCTCGACTACGTCTCCAACCAGTCGCTGCAGGGCATCCTGGCCCGCCTCGGCGTGTCCGAGCGCGCGGTCTGGGCGGTGGTGGCCCTGCTGGTCCTGGGCGTCTGGGTGGCGCGGTCACGCCGGGCGGTCGCCGCGGGGGACTGGACGGCCGCGTTCGCCCTCACCGGGCTGACCGCCTGCCTGGTCAGCCCGATCACCTGGGTCCACCACCTGGTGTGGCTCCTGCCCTCCTTCGCCGTCCTCGTCCGCGCCGGGCACCCGCGGATCGCGGGCGCCCTGTACGCGATGCTGTGCACCAGCGTGGTGTGGCTGTGGTTCGACGACGCTTCCGGCGTCGACGGCTTCCTCGGCAGCAACACCTACACCTGGATCACGCTCGGCCTGCTGCTGTGGCTGCCGGTCGGTCACTCCGGCTCGGCGCGCTCGACACCCTTGCCGCGGAGCACCAGCGACGTGGCACCGGCCCCCATCCCGGCGGCGCCCGCGATCGCCCACGCCTCCGCCCAGCCCGCCCCGGCAGGCCCGCCCCGCGATGCCACGTCCGCCACCACGGGCACCTTCGCGGGCCCCGGCCTCGACTTGACCCGCAAGGCGTCCAGCGACCCCACCGGCTCGACCCGCCCGGCCGCGTCGAACCCCCAGTCGAGCAACTCACCGGCCTCCTCGTAG